The following proteins are co-located in the Flammeovirga kamogawensis genome:
- a CDS encoding GNAT family N-acetyltransferase, producing MKILRLNKVPFDELIDCFLLAFKEYHLEIPTDKMYYQKRWSAAKVDYNLSYGMLINGQLVGFIIHAIDNRFGKKTAFNTGTGVIPDFRGNGISKLIYDYAINDLRNHGIEKCILEVIQENKNAIKIYQRSGFKICKEYQCFSGNINIKSRDEINLKKVSKEDFNWDNTFNQEFYSWDFQKETIIERNYDYYYVIHDNQLESYFIYNEENKYVAQFDLLADNNNAWERLFQGIKLISNNVKIVNVDTRLLEKLEIINKVEIPTTVNQYEMKLEIN from the coding sequence ATGAAGATCTTAAGATTAAATAAAGTACCTTTTGATGAACTAATAGATTGCTTTTTACTCGCATTTAAAGAGTATCACTTAGAGATACCTACTGATAAAATGTATTATCAAAAACGATGGAGTGCCGCTAAAGTAGACTATAATCTATCTTATGGAATGCTTATAAATGGCCAATTAGTTGGTTTCATCATTCATGCAATTGATAATAGATTTGGAAAAAAAACAGCTTTCAATACAGGAACAGGTGTAATACCAGATTTCAGAGGTAATGGAATATCAAAATTAATCTATGATTATGCTATTAATGACTTAAGAAATCATGGAATTGAAAAATGTATACTTGAAGTAATTCAAGAAAATAAAAATGCAATTAAAATTTACCAGCGCTCTGGTTTTAAAATTTGCAAAGAATATCAGTGCTTCTCTGGAAATATTAATATAAAATCTCGAGATGAAATAAACTTAAAAAAAGTAAGTAAAGAAGACTTTAATTGGGATAATACTTTTAACCAAGAGTTCTATTCTTGGGATTTTCAAAAAGAAACAATTATTGAACGAAATTATGATTACTATTATGTAATTCATGATAACCAACTAGAATCTTATTTTATTTATAATGAGGAAAATAAATATGTAGCTCAATTCGATTTACTAGCTGATAATAATAATGCATGGGAAAGATTATTTCAAGGAATAAAATTAATCTCAAATAATGTAAAAATCGTCAATGTAGATACTCGACTATTAGAAAAGTTAGAAATTATAAATAAAGTAGAAATTCCTACTACTGTTAACCAATATGAAATGAAATTAGAAATTAATTAA
- a CDS encoding AAA family ATPase, with amino-acid sequence MIIIEPKSNSNFYVITGGPGVGKTTLLTELQNRNYSVVPEIARKLIKEQQENNGKALPWKDQNLYKKVMFDRSVSSFEQTEEIVNGNEITFFDRGFLDTICYARLINSDVDEQMEIYAKNWRYNKHVFVLPPWKDIYKTDNERKQDWKEAVLTFEKMCETYANYGYNIIETPKLSVNERADFIIGFIK; translated from the coding sequence TTGATAATTATTGAACCAAAATCAAATAGTAACTTTTATGTTATAACGGGCGGACCTGGAGTTGGAAAAACAACTCTATTAACAGAATTACAGAATAGAAACTATTCTGTTGTTCCAGAAATTGCTCGGAAATTAATAAAAGAACAACAAGAGAATAACGGAAAAGCTCTTCCTTGGAAAGATCAAAATTTGTACAAAAAAGTAATGTTTGATCGATCGGTAAGTAGTTTTGAACAGACGGAGGAAATAGTAAATGGGAATGAAATTACTTTTTTTGATCGTGGTTTTTTAGATACTATTTGCTATGCTAGACTAATTAATTCTGATGTAGACGAACAGATGGAAATTTATGCAAAAAATTGGAGATACAATAAACATGTATTTGTACTACCGCCTTGGAAGGATATTTATAAAACAGATAATGAGCGAAAGCAAGATTGGAAAGAAGCTGTTTTGACATTTGAAAAAATGTGCGAAACATATGCAAATTACGGATATAATATTATAGAAACTCCAAAGCTTTCTGTAAACGAAAGGGCTGATTTTATTATAGGTTTCATTAAATAA
- a CDS encoding GNAT family N-acetyltransferase, translating to MIRPYKKTDTNELIEVFKLNIPEYFDINEIVDFKEYLKKNHKTYLTIELNEVIVGGTGYYVNKKNKTGQITWIFFDPNYSGKGLGKQSVDYCLKILQEDEKVEKTVVTTSQLAFKFFEKFGFKTIRTEKDYWGKGLDLFEMEMINERTNR from the coding sequence ATGATTAGACCTTATAAAAAAACTGACACAAATGAACTTATTGAAGTATTTAAGTTAAATATACCTGAATATTTTGACATAAATGAAATTGTTGATTTTAAAGAATATTTAAAAAAAAACCACAAAACTTATTTGACTATTGAATTGAATGAAGTTATTGTTGGTGGAACAGGGTATTATGTAAATAAAAAAAACAAAACAGGTCAAATTACTTGGATTTTCTTCGACCCCAATTATTCAGGAAAGGGATTAGGAAAACAATCAGTAGATTATTGTTTGAAAATATTACAAGAAGATGAAAAAGTAGAAAAAACAGTCGTAACAACGTCTCAACTCGCTTTCAAGTTTTTTGAGAAATTTGGGTTTAAAACAATCCGGACTGAAAAAGATTATTGGGGGAAAGGACTTGACCTCTTTGAAATGGAAATGATTAACGAAAGAACCAACCGCTAA
- a CDS encoding GNAT family N-acetyltransferase, which translates to MNNLTFKWLNKNNISEAVELFNKYRIFYRQESSIEQSKNFLTNRINNNESKIIIAIKENKAVGFIQLYPIFSSVMLSKSWILNDLYIHEEYRKKGIAATLIEQVLEFAKSDGATTVKLSTEITNTQAQNLYEQMNFKKIEGSTFIDYKFDL; encoded by the coding sequence ATGAATAACTTAACTTTTAAGTGGCTTAATAAAAATAACATTTCAGAAGCCGTAGAACTTTTTAACAAATACAGAATATTCTACCGTCAAGAATCCTCAATAGAACAATCAAAAAACTTTTTAACAAACCGAATTAACAATAATGAATCAAAAATCATTATTGCAATTAAGGAGAATAAAGCTGTTGGATTTATTCAACTTTATCCTATTTTCTCATCTGTAATGTTATCGAAGAGTTGGATTTTGAATGATTTATATATTCATGAAGAATATAGAAAAAAAGGGATTGCAGCTACTTTAATAGAACAAGTATTAGAGTTTGCTAAATCTGATGGAGCAACAACAGTTAAATTATCTACTGAAATAACAAACACTCAGGCTCAAAATCTATATGAACAAATGAACTTTAAAAAAATTGAAGGTTCTACTTTTATTGATTACAAGTTTGATCTATAA
- a CDS encoding class I SAM-dependent methyltransferase: protein MDTRLYRFEEVQNKNCFEMDQVESVRNKRKAIEKALDTFPKHIKQVPINFINESIGEKLKASGYESEKTTFFIWEAVSQYLDMSSLEKTFEFFSDTPKGSFLAFTYVLKDFVEGNNLFNQKMLYKLTVQKNYGCQVLILMK from the coding sequence ATGGATACTAGATTATATCGATTTGAAGAAGTTCAAAACAAAAATTGTTTTGAAATGGATCAAGTTGAAAGCGTTAGGAATAAACGAAAAGCCATAGAAAAAGCTCTCGATACTTTCCCTAAACATATTAAGCAGGTCCCTATTAATTTCATTAATGAAAGTATTGGTGAAAAGCTCAAGGCTAGTGGATATGAATCAGAAAAAACAACCTTTTTCATTTGGGAAGCTGTCTCGCAATACCTAGACATGTCAAGTCTTGAAAAAACATTTGAATTCTTCTCAGATACACCAAAAGGAAGTTTTTTAGCATTCACTTATGTACTCAAAGATTTCGTGGAAGGTAATAACCTATTCAATCAAAAGATGCTCTATAAACTGACGGTTCAAAAAAACTATGGCTGTCAAGTTTTGATTCTGATGAAATAA
- a CDS encoding c-type cytochrome domain-containing protein: MENSNIILFFGRFHPLIVHLPIGFLVLAICFEIADRFQIIKGLKPAISFALLIGTLSAVVATIIGFMLATSGDYNVEMLTTHKWAGIATTVISGAAYFISAGYLKAPNYKVYGSVLFAIIVGLSITGHMGGNMTHGSDYLTYYMPFKPKVVDPLARQELTSLENAQVFGDLVHPIINTKCKSCHNDEKRKGKLSFSSIESYLKGGKNGNLLVAGHPLKSDLFHRVTLDEHDDDVMPPKGKTPLTAHEITILKFWIATANTSFDTLLSDMEVTEEVLNAAQNVSGLSKVKKIKLANIDQKVIDSLRNYGFEIRELVAGTNAFDVSLQLSSTNQKPINSYLKELAVLKNNILWLSLENCGLTDANLSALSNYSQLKKLKLSKNAIGDTGIEYLKNLQQLESLNLYQTNITKVGLSKLSMFPKLKRLYIWGTPIEKKDVVLVAAEHENLKILGI, encoded by the coding sequence ATGGAAAATTCTAATATTATACTCTTCTTCGGGCGGTTTCACCCGCTTATTGTTCACCTCCCAATTGGCTTTTTAGTATTGGCAATTTGTTTTGAAATAGCAGATAGATTCCAAATTATAAAAGGACTAAAACCAGCTATATCTTTTGCTTTATTAATAGGCACATTATCTGCAGTTGTAGCCACCATAATTGGTTTTATGTTAGCCACTAGTGGAGACTATAATGTAGAAATGCTTACTACACATAAATGGGCTGGTATTGCTACAACAGTAATTTCTGGAGCTGCTTACTTCATAAGTGCAGGCTACCTAAAAGCACCTAATTATAAGGTATATGGAAGCGTTCTTTTTGCCATCATCGTAGGTTTAAGCATTACAGGACATATGGGTGGAAACATGACACACGGGTCGGATTACCTTACCTACTATATGCCGTTTAAACCAAAAGTAGTAGACCCTTTGGCACGACAAGAATTAACAAGTCTAGAGAATGCCCAAGTATTTGGAGACCTTGTTCATCCTATTATAAACACTAAATGTAAAAGTTGTCATAATGATGAGAAAAGGAAAGGTAAGTTATCATTTAGTAGTATTGAAAGCTATCTAAAAGGTGGAAAAAATGGCAACTTGCTAGTTGCAGGTCATCCATTAAAAAGTGATTTATTCCATAGAGTAACGTTAGATGAACACGATGATGATGTAATGCCTCCGAAGGGGAAAACACCATTAACAGCTCATGAAATAACAATTTTAAAATTCTGGATAGCCACTGCAAATACAAGTTTTGATACACTTTTAAGTGATATGGAAGTAACTGAAGAAGTACTAAATGCTGCTCAAAATGTTTCGGGGTTATCTAAAGTGAAAAAAATTAAGCTAGCAAATATAGACCAAAAAGTAATTGATTCTTTACGTAATTATGGATTTGAAATTAGAGAATTGGTGGCAGGGACCAATGCTTTTGATGTAAGTCTACAACTTAGCTCTACAAATCAAAAACCAATAAACAGCTACCTAAAAGAATTGGCTGTTTTAAAAAATAATATTCTTTGGTTATCCTTAGAAAATTGTGGTCTTACAGACGCAAATTTATCAGCATTAAGTAATTACTCTCAGCTTAAAAAATTAAAACTCTCTAAAAATGCTATTGGAGATACGGGAATAGAATACCTAAAAAATTTACAACAACTAGAGAGCCTTAACCTCTACCAAACAAATATTACAAAAGTTGGACTTTCTAAACTTTCCATGTTTCCTAAACTTAAACGCCTCTATATTTGGGGTACACCAATTGAAAAGAAAGATGTAGTTTTAGTAGCAGCAGAACATGAAAATTTAAAAATATTAGGTATATAA
- a CDS encoding NHL repeat-containing protein, which translates to METRRNFIKNTAKVVGATALLPAFSFNTITSKKVKKDVILGHDDYQYKLNKNWAKISSVRNPLLNCHEMVMDRKGRLIMMGDHTDNNIMIFDKSGKLLDYWGTAYPGGHGLTLSKEGEEDFLFLTDSGWFIDKNGMWIKHNGRVTKTTTDGRVIFDIGHPQTIGLYKEGESFCPTEVAIGPNGDIYVADGYGQDYIIQYSAKGEYIRHWGGHNNKDSNYNLHNAHGVAIDYRNKKNPVVVCTSRNDNAFKFFTLEGKYLRTLVLPNMYVCRPVFDDNNLYSGVCWSQPEGEKFDWKAHTGFVTVLEGDKVVSNPGGTPPIYKGKELQKSYQLADKPIYHGHDVCIDEDKNLYVCQWNANKTGPLKLERV; encoded by the coding sequence ATGGAAACAAGAAGAAATTTTATAAAAAATACAGCTAAAGTAGTTGGGGCTACAGCGTTATTACCTGCTTTTAGCTTTAACACCATCACTAGTAAAAAAGTAAAGAAAGATGTAATTCTTGGCCATGATGATTATCAATATAAATTAAATAAAAATTGGGCTAAAATAAGTTCTGTAAGAAACCCTCTACTTAACTGCCACGAAATGGTAATGGACAGAAAGGGAAGGCTTATAATGATGGGAGATCATACCGATAACAACATTATGATTTTTGATAAGTCTGGTAAATTATTAGACTATTGGGGTACTGCTTACCCTGGTGGACATGGTTTAACGCTTTCTAAAGAAGGAGAAGAAGATTTTTTATTTCTAACAGATTCTGGTTGGTTTATAGATAAAAACGGAATGTGGATTAAACACAACGGAAGGGTTACAAAAACAACTACAGACGGACGTGTTATTTTTGATATTGGACACCCACAAACTATAGGATTATATAAAGAAGGCGAAAGCTTCTGCCCTACCGAAGTGGCTATTGGACCAAACGGAGATATTTATGTAGCAGATGGCTACGGACAAGATTATATTATTCAATACTCTGCAAAAGGAGAGTACATACGCCATTGGGGTGGGCACAACAATAAAGATTCTAATTACAACTTACACAATGCACATGGTGTAGCCATAGATTATAGAAACAAAAAGAACCCTGTTGTTGTCTGTACATCTAGAAATGATAACGCCTTTAAGTTTTTCACTTTAGAGGGTAAATACCTCCGCACATTAGTTCTCCCTAATATGTATGTTTGTCGCCCTGTATTTGATGATAATAACTTATACAGTGGTGTTTGTTGGTCGCAACCCGAAGGAGAAAAATTTGATTGGAAAGCACACACTGGTTTTGTTACTGTTTTAGAGGGTGACAAAGTAGTATCTAACCCTGGTGGAACACCTCCAATTTATAAAGGAAAAGAGCTCCAAAAATCGTATCAATTAGCAGATAAACCTATATATCATGGTCATGATGTTTGTATTGATGAAGACAAAAACCTTTATGTATGCCAATGGAATGCCAACAAAACAGGTCCATTAAAATTAGAACGTGTATAG
- a CDS encoding DUF1501 domain-containing protein, whose amino-acid sequence MGHHDRLRSNDRNLQKEEVKMDRRHFLTKASLGLGAAALGSLLGAESIFGKSKSSGGILGDGTPQLPHFMPKAKRVVYLFQSGGPSQFETFDYKPKLTDMFGQDLPTSVRGEQRLTAMSASQSSLPIAPSIYKFDQYGESRAWVSELMPHTAKMVDDMCFIKSMYTEQINHDPAITFFQTGHQLPGRPSIGSWLSYGLGSDNKNLPNFIVLVSKNSGGQPLYSRLWGNGFLPTEHQGVQFRSGKDPVLFLNNPENYDGDDRAEMLDYLKDLNEVQNTAYGDPEVNARISQYEMAYRMQTSVPEVTDMSDEPDEVFKMYGEEAREPGTYAANCLMARRLLEKDVKFIQLYHKGWDQHVHLPSGIKNQCQNTDQATAALLKDLKQRGLLEDTLVIWGGEFGRTVYSQGKLTANNYGRDHHPRCFTMWMAGAGVKPGFTYGETDDFSYNIVKDPVHVHDFHATLMHLTGVDHEKLTFKHQGRRFRLTDVHGKVIKDILT is encoded by the coding sequence ATGGGACATCACGATAGATTACGATCAAACGATAGAAATTTACAAAAAGAAGAGGTAAAAATGGACCGTCGACACTTTCTTACAAAAGCTTCTTTAGGATTAGGTGCTGCTGCTCTTGGTTCTTTATTAGGAGCTGAAAGTATATTTGGAAAAAGTAAATCCTCTGGTGGAATTTTAGGAGACGGTACTCCACAATTACCTCATTTTATGCCTAAAGCCAAAAGAGTGGTGTACTTGTTTCAGAGTGGTGGGCCTTCTCAGTTCGAAACTTTTGATTATAAACCTAAACTTACAGATATGTTTGGGCAAGACTTACCCACGTCTGTAAGAGGAGAGCAACGGTTAACAGCCATGAGTGCTTCTCAGTCTTCGCTACCTATTGCACCTTCTATTTATAAGTTCGATCAGTATGGCGAATCAAGAGCTTGGGTAAGTGAACTGATGCCGCATACTGCCAAAATGGTAGATGATATGTGTTTTATCAAATCGATGTATACAGAACAAATTAACCACGACCCTGCCATCACTTTTTTCCAAACAGGGCATCAACTTCCGGGTAGACCGTCTATTGGTTCTTGGTTAAGTTATGGATTAGGTTCTGACAATAAGAACTTACCAAATTTTATTGTTTTAGTATCTAAAAATAGTGGTGGACAACCGTTATACTCTCGCCTTTGGGGAAATGGATTTTTACCAACTGAACATCAAGGTGTTCAATTTAGATCAGGAAAGGACCCCGTACTATTTTTAAATAATCCAGAAAATTATGATGGGGATGATAGAGCTGAAATGCTTGACTATCTAAAGGATTTAAATGAAGTGCAAAATACAGCCTATGGAGACCCCGAAGTAAATGCTAGAATTTCTCAATATGAAATGGCATACAGAATGCAAACCTCTGTACCAGAAGTAACAGATATGTCTGATGAACCTGACGAAGTTTTTAAAATGTACGGAGAAGAAGCAAGAGAACCAGGAACGTATGCTGCCAATTGTTTAATGGCTAGACGCTTATTAGAAAAAGATGTGAAATTTATTCAGTTATATCATAAAGGTTGGGATCAACATGTACATCTTCCAAGCGGAATCAAAAACCAGTGTCAAAATACAGATCAAGCAACAGCCGCACTATTAAAAGATTTAAAACAACGTGGTTTATTAGAAGATACACTTGTGATTTGGGGTGGAGAATTTGGACGTACAGTCTATTCTCAAGGAAAACTAACGGCTAATAATTACGGTAGAGACCACCACCCAAGATGTTTTACAATGTGGATGGCTGGAGCAGGTGTTAAACCCGGGTTTACTTATGGAGAAACAGACGATTTTAGCTACAATATTGTAAAAGATCCTGTGCACGTACACGATTTTCATGCTACGTTAATGCACCTTACAGGGGTTGACCACGAGAAACTAACATTTAAACATCAAGGTAGAAGGTTTAGACTTACCGATGTACACGGTAAGGTGATAAAAGACATTCTTACTTAA
- a CDS encoding DUF1553 domain-containing protein encodes MNIHLKYNCCILLLLCSLFSCQVDMPQDVANAYEQLPEELNFNTDIKPILSDKCFACHGPDKGKILGGLQLHDPSIAYKELSESPGKYAIVPGNVVASEIYHRILSDNPEMVMPTPDFNLTLSPKEKATLIKWIEEGAEYQPHWAFMPIAKQNLPDVENEEKINNEIDNFIVARLEQEGLSPSPEAKKELLLRRVALDLTGLPPTVKEIEAFKKDNSEDAYEKQVERLLASPHYGEKMASDWLDLARFADTHGYQADRARDMSPWRDWVINAFNTNKPYDQFVTEQLAGDLMEKPTREQRMATAFNRLHPQNMEGGIVDEEFRVEYVADRASVVGQGVMGLTFACARCHDHKYDPISQKNFYELYSFFNNVNETGQISWDPSDMPVPNMLLPTEEQEQKIDFIKKSIDQTLAKKEDVIKKEKKTIAEWMANNEYQKISLSAYKKGKVAHFNLDNHLTNSIRNGIGKMDRQFSSKEIPHYTKGKKGNGLLMDGDAWLDLKPIGTYKRSDPFSIGLWVNIPEKLKEGVIFHKNKGYRLHSLKGYHLYLIDNKLEIVMAHTWPENAIIKRSIIKIPKEKWTHLVMTYDGSSKAKGIQLYMDGQLVQMTTEKDNLYKEIIFNNYEDVIYSKAIEPGLKIGGRWRGLGIKNAKIDDIGVYSRELTALEVMEWASPKTARKLLRTNNEVLSTTQKNVLTAHYLSQLSPAYKEVASTLNKEQKQLSLAMEDVQQMMVMQEMDTLRQAFILKRGQYDAHGDSVFPNTPEFLPPFPKEFPKNRLGLAKWLMSDEHPLTARVAVNRYWQNYFGRGIVNTTEDFGNQGEMPSHGKLIDWLALSFIESGWDVKALQKKIVLSATYRQSSYCSDELREKDRENILLARGPALRLTSEMMRDNALVASNLLTTKVGGKSVKSYQPKGLWAMNAMKYEQSTGDDLYRRSIYTFWKRTIPNPTLQTFDQPERSECTVRRQKTNTPLQALVILNDPTYIEASRKIGEQITKSSSLSEGIKHAYMSLTGKEIMTAELELLMALQQKQYKKFKENIDKTKGWLTAGEYRIDESLDTSTVAANAIVASVIMNSDATITKR; translated from the coding sequence ATGAACATCCATCTTAAATATAACTGTTGTATACTTTTACTTTTATGCTCCTTATTTTCTTGTCAGGTAGATATGCCTCAAGATGTAGCAAATGCTTATGAGCAACTTCCTGAAGAGCTAAATTTTAATACAGATATAAAACCAATTTTATCTGATAAATGCTTTGCCTGTCACGGTCCAGACAAAGGTAAAATATTAGGTGGTTTACAATTACACGATCCATCAATAGCCTATAAAGAACTGTCGGAGTCGCCAGGTAAATATGCAATTGTTCCAGGTAATGTTGTAGCCAGTGAAATTTATCATCGCATTTTATCAGACAATCCAGAGATGGTAATGCCTACACCTGATTTTAACTTAACGTTATCTCCTAAAGAAAAAGCAACGCTTATAAAATGGATAGAAGAAGGTGCAGAATACCAACCGCATTGGGCGTTTATGCCAATAGCTAAACAAAATCTTCCTGATGTTGAAAATGAGGAGAAAATAAATAACGAAATAGATAATTTTATTGTAGCTCGATTAGAACAAGAAGGACTGTCTCCTAGTCCAGAAGCAAAGAAAGAATTATTACTAAGAAGAGTAGCTTTAGACCTTACTGGTTTACCTCCTACTGTAAAAGAAATTGAAGCATTTAAAAAAGATAATAGCGAAGATGCTTACGAAAAACAAGTTGAACGACTTTTAGCCTCTCCACATTATGGAGAAAAAATGGCTTCGGATTGGTTAGACCTTGCCCGATTTGCAGATACACATGGTTACCAAGCAGATAGAGCTAGAGATATGAGCCCTTGGAGAGATTGGGTTATTAATGCCTTTAATACAAACAAACCCTACGATCAATTTGTAACAGAACAACTTGCTGGAGATTTAATGGAAAAACCAACAAGAGAGCAACGAATGGCAACAGCTTTTAACCGTTTACACCCTCAGAATATGGAAGGAGGTATTGTTGACGAAGAATTTAGAGTTGAATATGTTGCAGATAGGGCTTCTGTGGTTGGACAAGGTGTAATGGGGTTGACTTTTGCCTGTGCAAGGTGTCATGATCATAAATATGACCCTATCTCTCAAAAGAACTTTTACGAGTTATACAGCTTTTTTAATAATGTAAATGAAACAGGACAAATTTCTTGGGATCCTTCTGATATGCCCGTTCCTAATATGTTATTACCAACAGAAGAGCAAGAACAAAAAATTGACTTCATAAAAAAATCAATTGATCAAACGCTAGCCAAGAAAGAAGATGTTATAAAAAAAGAGAAAAAAACAATTGCAGAATGGATGGCTAATAATGAATATCAAAAAATCAGCTTATCCGCTTACAAAAAAGGAAAAGTAGCTCACTTTAACTTAGATAATCACCTTACTAATTCTATAAGAAATGGCATTGGTAAAATGGACAGGCAATTCAGTTCAAAAGAAATCCCTCATTATACAAAAGGAAAAAAAGGAAACGGTTTATTAATGGATGGAGATGCTTGGCTAGATCTTAAACCAATCGGCACCTATAAACGAAGCGATCCGTTTTCTATTGGCTTATGGGTAAATATTCCTGAAAAATTAAAAGAAGGTGTCATTTTTCATAAAAACAAAGGCTATCGTTTACATAGTTTAAAAGGGTATCACCTCTATTTGATTGACAATAAACTAGAAATTGTAATGGCACATACTTGGCCAGAAAATGCAATTATAAAAAGATCGATAATCAAAATACCTAAAGAGAAATGGACACATTTAGTAATGACTTACGATGGCTCTAGTAAGGCAAAAGGAATACAACTTTATATGGATGGGCAACTAGTACAAATGACCACCGAGAAAGATAACTTGTACAAAGAGATTATCTTTAATAACTACGAAGACGTAATCTACAGTAAAGCTATTGAACCCGGTTTAAAAATTGGGGGCCGTTGGAGAGGTTTAGGTATTAAGAATGCTAAGATTGATGATATTGGTGTATATAGCAGAGAATTAACGGCTCTTGAAGTAATGGAATGGGCAAGCCCAAAAACTGCGAGAAAATTATTAAGAACAAATAATGAGGTTCTTTCTACTACTCAGAAAAATGTTTTAACTGCACATTACCTTTCACAATTATCACCAGCTTATAAAGAAGTAGCTTCTACTTTAAACAAAGAACAAAAGCAGCTTTCACTTGCTATGGAAGATGTACAACAAATGATGGTAATGCAAGAAATGGATACATTACGTCAGGCTTTTATTCTTAAACGTGGCCAATATGATGCACATGGAGATTCTGTTTTTCCAAACACACCAGAATTTCTTCCTCCTTTTCCAAAAGAGTTCCCAAAAAACCGTCTTGGTTTAGCTAAATGGTTAATGAGCGATGAACACCCGCTAACTGCACGTGTGGCTGTAAACCGCTATTGGCAAAATTACTTTGGTAGAGGTATTGTAAATACCACTGAAGATTTTGGCAATCAAGGAGAAATGCCAAGCCATGGTAAACTAATTGATTGGTTGGCATTATCATTTATTGAAAGTGGATGGGATGTAAAAGCACTGCAAAAGAAAATTGTACTCTCGGCAACTTACCGCCAAAGCTCTTATTGTAGCGATGAACTTAGAGAAAAAGATAGAGAAAATATATTGTTAGCACGTGGCCCTGCCCTACGATTAACAAGCGAAATGATGCGCGACAATGCTCTTGTTGCTAGTAACCTACTTACTACTAAAGTAGGTGGTAAAAGTGTAAAATCGTATCAACCAAAAGGTTTGTGGGCAATGAATGCCATGAAATACGAGCAATCTACGGGAGATGATTTATACAGAAGATCTATTTATACATTCTGGAAACGAACAATACCTAACCCTACTTTACAAACCTTCGATCAGCCAGAAAGAAGTGAATGTACCGTTAGGAGACAAAAAACAAACACTCCTTTACAAGCATTGGTTATTTTAAACGACCCTACCTATATAGAAGCCTCAAGAAAAATTGGCGAGCAAATTACAAAATCATCGTCATTATCAGAAGGTATTAAACATGCTTACATGTCGCTTACAGGTAAAGAAATAATGACTGCAGAACTGGAACTGTTAATGGCTTTACAACAAAAGCAATATAAAAAGTTTAAAGAGAATATAGATAAAACCAAAGGGTGGTTAACAGCTGGAGAATACCGTATTGACGAATCTCTTGATACAAGTACTGTAGCAGCAAATGCAATTGTAGCAAGTGTAATTATGAACTCTGACGCTACAATTACCAAACGATAA